Below is a genomic region from Chelonoidis abingdonii isolate Lonesome George chromosome 18, CheloAbing_2.0, whole genome shotgun sequence.
GTCCCGCTTCCACTGCGAGGTCAGCTACCGCCTCGTGGGGTCCGACCAGACTGCCGCTTCTGAGAAGGTCAACGTCACAGTGTTCTGTGAGTCTGGGACTGATCAACCACGCCCAGGCTGGCCCAGGGGAAGGGGAACGACTCTCCATACTGGCGATAACACTCCCTGCACTGCAGGGTTGATGCTGCAATAGACCAGGCTGTGACGTCCATGGCACTGCCACGTGACAGCTGTTGCTCTGCATGCAGATGGTAGCGGGGGCCTGCAGTGATCCACAGCTCCAGCTGTTGCCACATGTTGCAATGTACCTCCGGCATCCGCACAGGTCCTGGCCCCACACGCTGAAGCTTGAGCATGGACGTAGGTGGAGTCAGTCTGTTCTCCCCTGTGCTCTCCAGCCAGAGCATCTATcagattccccctctcctgtTTGCCACTTGCTAGTTTCTCCTGGGCCCCCTGGTATGCCCGCCCCATTGTCCCAGCTGAGCCGAGGCTcttcatgtctctctctctgcaccccAGATTCCACGGAGAACCTGAGTCTGATGATAGAGTCTCCCCAGCCGCAGGTGCGGGAAGGGGACGAAGTGACACTGCGCTGTGAGGGGGACGGGAACCCCCCACCCGAGTACAACCTGCTGAAAGTGCAGGTGAGCAAAGGGGCGGGGCGGCAGGCCGGGGCAGGAAGGCTCTGGATGCCCAGGGGCTGACAGAGCATGCCTTGAATGTGGGGCTGCCTGACTGAGCTCCCCACAGGCTGTCTCTGTGCTCCCCTGTACATGGCGATGCTCACCCTTCCTGCGCTAGGAGGGGGCTGCAGATTCCATCTGCCCCAGTCTAGCAATCTATTGCAGAGGGCTGGACAGCTCAAGGAAAGGGATAATCGCTGTGCCAGGGCACTGGTTCCAGCCCCGCTCCACGCAGAGTGGGGCTTGATCAGGAGATGGGAGGCAGActctgcctgcccccccacctccctgactAGGGCACCagttccagcccagcccagggcaggggaatggactagaggGCCACAAACCTCCAgcaactccacccctgctcctggtGCCAACATGAGCTATGTGTGTGCCCACGTACCCCCACTCCCGTCTGCCTTGTGCCCCTCAGGAGGGTGCCCAGCCTGAGGAGAGAGACCTACCCTCCAGCAACGGGGTGTTGATCCTGCGGAAGGTCAAGAAGGAGGACAGCGGCCGGTACCTGTGCCGGACTTTCGACCTCGACTCCATGATGAAGCTGGAAGACACGGCGGACCTGTCTGTGAACTGTAAGGGATggccgggggggaggaggaggcagggagatTCCTCCTGGGCCCTGTGCTGTCCCAGCCCTTCTCCCATTGAGCTCCACATGAATCTGTGCAGTGCTGCCTGCCCATGTCTGTGGAGGCACGACTCACCCCCCTCCAGCTTGATGGGTTGGCGATTCAGGGCCCCATGATGCCAGCTGACCGGAAGAGCAGTTCCCCAGCTGGAGAGAGGTGGCATTCGAGAACGGCTGCTTCTGGCAGCCCCCGTGGCCTGTGTCCATGCTCCAGGCTGGCTCCTGGGAACCAGTTTCTGTTCTGTACCAGCATCAGCGAGCCCTTGGCCACACGAAGGGCACCTCGTCTCATCCCCACGCTTGCTCTCTCCCTAGACCTCGAAGGGCTCAAGATAACCCCCGAGGGGCCcatccagctgcagcagggagaagtcTTAACCCTGACCTGTGATGCCAGAGGCTCCAAGCCCTTGGAGTTTCGGTGGAAGAAGGAAAAGGTAACGAACCATGCGTACAGCTGCTCCCAGGCAATGGCACAATGCTCCAGTGACCTATAGAACTAGATGAAACCTCATTAAtactcccccccaccctgggcaggaTATTCCCTTCCCGCTAAACCCCGAGGGACTGAGAttttctccctgccccacaaCAGAAGGGCTTTGAGTGAAGCTGGAAAGCTTGGGAAGACCCAGCTGCTCCCTCGGCCACATGCTGCTCCCGGGCAAGAGGCGAGGTTGCGGCAGTTGGACACTAGCCTGCTCATCTCCTTTTCCAGAAGGGGAAACTGCTGAGGTCAGGAAAGCAACTGAAACTGAGCAATGTCACCCTCGAATCTTCTGGCAACTACAGCTGTGAGGTGGCTGTGACTGGGGTGCCAGGGCTCTTCCGCTCCAAGCAGGTGAACGTCGCTGTTCACAGTAAGTGCTGGCCACTGCCGtatccccacccccttcctgcacaggctcagggaaggagacagcttgggggggggggggggaatccagcAAGGAGCCCGTGGAATTGCCCTAGTGGTTCACGCAGGCCTCACCTGCAGTGGCCGTTCCAgacaccagcgcaccaagcacgtgcctggggcagcaccctGCCGGttcctgcaagggcagcagtcaggcagccttcggcagcttgcctgcaggaggtccctggtcccgtggatttggcggcgGGTATACTGAAggcacgggactggcagacctcccgcaggcaagccgccgaatctgcggaactggggacctcccgcaggcaagctgctgaaggctgcttgcctgccatgcttggggcagcaaaaaagccagagccgcccctgccaaccTGACTGCTTccatcccagccctgctggtccctgggCCTGGGAGGAATGAGCTGGCAGAGACACGTACAACCAACCTACTTCTTTACTCTTCTGTTAAATGCAAGTGTGCCCTGTGCCTGGGGAGCATGGTGCATCTCCCCCCACCTGGTCAGATGGCTGCAGGGAGGCCATGTCACAGTCCTGGATAATTGCACCTGTATTTCCTGCTCCATTGGCCCTTGAGGGCCCCCACTCTAGGCTCCTGGATCCTCAGCTCTCACCTCTCTTAGGCAGAGagtcacatttctctctctcctgactggagtttttccaggctgcagttTAGTCctagcaagccagactgcctgaACGGGGCAGCATCCGTGCTTGTACTTGGCTTCCTTGATGGAGGCTGTGAACAGCTGTCATTGCCCCTAGTCACAAGTCTGgacacagctctttctaaacaaGCGCATtgattcttaaggtgaaagccaAGAAAAACGATTACAAACAACCAAAGAGCCTCCATGCAGCCGTCACCCCCGACTGCAGCCTCAGGTTCTTCAAAccccacaactgggttttccccgtGGTTAGCGCCTCAGATTCCGAATCACCATAAATAGCTCGGGTCTTTCCTTTGTAgggcttgggcctttgatcttggcttTGTGAACCAGGTGATCAGCAAACAATGGCTCACTCCACAGGGAGTAGCTTCAGAAGGCTGCGGTTTTGCACAACCAGAGATGGGGAATTTGGTTTCCCCCCACAGGAAAAGCACTTAACACAGATTCCCAGATTCCATATTTGCCTGGTCCACCGTTCAGTATAGTCCTCTgaaacacccctcctccccagctgtcACATCTCCCCTCAGGAGGTTGCATgcaatcccagcccacaataagACAAACCGTTCATCAATTGCAATGGGCCCCCCAAAGATGCGTAAGTGTATTTCAATACAGTCTCCCAAGGACACTGCAGGAAGTTGTCCCATCTGTCCCAGGCCAGATTGACCCCTCTGCTCTGTGTTTCTTCCTCCCCTGCAGCAAAGCCACACATCAGTTCCAAGGATTTCCTGGTGCTCGTGCAACAGAACGAGCTGGTGACCCTGATGTGCAAAGCTGCTGCCCTCCCTGAGCCCACCATCACGTGGAGCATCAATGGAAAGGTGAGACCCATCTGCTGGATGCAGTGCAGGGAACGGACCCGGGGGTTAGACAGCAGTTCTTGACCTCTTCCATTCAGGCGTCTCCTGTAACATATTTTTGAGGAACCCCCAACTAGGGAGGGCAGTCGTAGGCCCTGGTTGGGAACCCATGGGCTAGTGATCACTTCTTCCCCTCCTGAGTGGCATCCCTCACTCTCTTCCATCTCCCCCCAGGTCCAAAACCACACAGACCATCACCGTGTCATCAGCAACTTGACTGTCCAGGTCACCCCAAAACTGCTGCAGTCAGGAGTCACCTGCACGGCCACTAATGAGGTTGGCAATAGCAGTCATCACATCACGCTGCAGCTGAGTAAGTCTCCTGGTCACACTGACAGGGGAAGTGCCCCATGAAGGAAATCCCCTTCTCTCACTCCAGAACAGACTGgagtcctctcctcctcctccaattcACAAAACAGGGAGACCATTTTTTcttaatgatttttaattttttttttatatatttctgaTTAGAAACAAAATACACAATATACGAAGAGCATCAGACACCAGTCATGTAGCCTTCAAAGCACAGGCCCACACAACCCCAATAGACCTCAGCCTGCCTGTGAAGAGAATTACAGTTCACCCAAAGATGGATAGAATAGGGGATCTGCAAAGGGGCTTTGCATTCTCCAGGCCTGATAGTCATTCATGCTGCACTGGCAGGGTATAAATGggcctcagtgtaaatgagaattgggcCCTTCTTTAGGATCAGAGCtagaagaataaataaaaagtaatacaTGTTTTGTCAAAATATCAGccagctcaattttttttttttttttttttaaacaaagctttgaTTTTTGGAGAAAGAAGTGACAGGGCACAGAAAATGAAAGTGTTTCTACCTGCTGGGTcccctgaattttcaaaagtcagaAAATTCCACCCAAATATTTGTGAAGAGAAAAGCTCTGGCTGTGATGGAGAAAGACAGACAGCACCCAAGTCTCCCTTTCCAAGCTGGTGGTTCCACTTCAGACATGTCAGGAGTAGCTGGTCTGGCTTGGTCTGATTTTGCTGAGGAAGTTCTGAGCTtctctgccatttttacaagTCTTAATAATaatctcttcctctttctgtcaAGGCCTCATCCTgtcaggtgctgagcatcctctaCTCAggttgatgtcaatgggagttgaggataCGCAGCACCTCCCAAGATCTGGTTCTTAGTACATGAGTATTTCCTTTGACTACTCACGTGATCCAGTGTTAGATTGGGAGCCTTAGTCCAGCGTCACTGGTCGTGTAACACAGCCAGTCAGGAGAGATGGGTCCAGGGAAAGCGGGACGGACAAGACGCGAATTGccagtggaggaggaactttTCCGTCTCTCTTTGTAAAAGTCAGGTTTTCCTCTCTGCAGTGAACCAGAAGAGATCATTAACGCCGTAACAGGGAGGGCCACTTACTTTCTATTTACAACTAGTAGGAGAAAGTACTGTGATTGCCACACAAACCCACTGTGTACCTACTTACTTTTGAGTAACAAGGAGTTCTAACTCATAGCTGTTTTCACCTGAAGAGAACTCACCTTTGTGAAGAGACATGCGGAGAGactctctttcttcagtggtaggATTAATCTACTTTCCTGGTCTCTTGCTGCACTGATGGAAGAACGTGTTGGTTCTTAACCATTTGCTCAGGGTTCAGCTCCCTGTGGATTACAAATCCAAACGCCAAGTTCACTTTGCAGGGTATGAAGCACCCACCCACAACTTCTTCCATAAAGGCAAAACGTGAATTGTAGGGCTACTGTTTACCAAGCCTCCATGGGTTATTACTGGAGCTGCTGTGCGCCACAATCCAGAATCGGGGCCCCAGcatgctaggtgctgcacaaagtGACATTCCCTGGCCCGAAGGGGCTACGATATTTTCTTGATTGCCTCACTCCAAAGGGTGAGCTAAGCAAGCGGGGTGACAGACTGCACTGTAAGATATAAAGCTCAGTTTTACTTGAAAAGCGACCATGAAAGAGGCATCAAGGGGGTTCATTGTAAAATGGTGGTTTTCCTAATTTGCAAGTTCACCCTGGAATCAAAGAGCTGCTGGCTTTGATTAGAGCCCAGGCACAACTAATAGCAGAGACTCGGCAGTCAGGACTTAGTTAACGGCACTGTTGATAATGCAAAAGCAGGGCTATGGGGAAGACCGAACAATGAATGCTTATTTGTGTCCTTCAGATCAGCAGGTAGGATGCTGAGCGCACATGGCTCTCCGATCTGAGCTGCCAAAGGACAGAGGGGAATTCTGAGGCCTGCTGCTGGATGGCCATTGGCCTGGCTTCAGGGAGGGCAGCTTGAGTTCACTAACACTTATTGACCTTCCCTGTGTGCCAGCTGATAATTTCCAAATGCAAAGTCTCCTACATGTTTCTTTCCCACGTCTCTCTGGGCTGGAGAGCAAGCTCAGCTGCTCGGCTGTAGCACATGCTGCGTGATCCGTTCTCAGCGCAATTGTTAGAGGTGCCTGTGTTGGACATTTAGGTCCTAGAAAGCGAGGTGGAAAAGATGATTCATCATCTCGTTAGTTCCCCCGCACCACCCCTTTGGCCAGGGTAGCCCCTGGGTCCCTGTGGCAGCGTAGGGACTGTGCACACGAGTGAATCTGTAACTGGCTGGGGGAAGCCAGTGAGCATGTCTGCAAAGTGGCCCAGGGGTGTGCAGAGGGGCATCGCCCGCTCCAGCCCCTGTGTTTCAACAACACTCTGCACACAGGCAAGGCTGGAATCTCCCTCTAGCTGGTGCAGAGCAGCACGCTGGGTTGGGATGCTGCTGCAGGCACCCTTCATGCTAACGCGCTCCCAGCTCCACCGAGAGGGGAGGAATCAAATCAACCAGCCAGTGTCTGTCTTCATTACAGGAACGATGACGACACCTCCTTCTTCTGGCAACACTACTGGTAAGTGCCCCCAGTGACCGTGCTGAACAATGGTCCCTGCAGTGGTCGAAGTAACGAGATCTCACCCACACATTAAGCAACCCTGCGGAGGGGCAGAGATGAAACTGAGTGCCCAGAATGGCCAAGCAGCACTGCCCGGGCCCCTGGAaggtgggggtggctggggaatAGCAGCCACATCCCTTGAAGTCATCCCTTGGTGTCCTGGTACGGAGAGATGCCATGGGCACCTAGTCCTAAACTTTAGACGCTGTGAGCTGCCCTGGGGCACAAGGGTGGGCGGTTAAGTCCCAGAGCCAATGGGGTGaatggctgctcagcaccttccCACCCCGGGGAGGGATGGGCTTCATTCAGTGCTCTCTCTCCATTCTTTCTTGGCATTCTAGCGGAACCAATCAAGAAAGGTCAGTAGCCCACAGGACCCCTTTCCTCCCAGCTGGTCCCTTCCCTCCTGAGACCCCCGGCCTGCTTTCACCGTGTGAGCGCTTCGCACACCTTTTTGCACCCTCCAGGCACCTACTCCCAACCTTCCCCTCTGCCTACAGCTGTGCTGATGGCTTCGCGTCCCCCACTGTCTGCAGAGTGCGGCCCTCCCATTACGCCCCAGAAATGGGTACTACAATGGGGCTCCTTCAGCCCAGTCTGCCCCTAGTTTCCACCCCACTATTTGGCCTTCACTCAGCAGGGCTCTCACGCCCTCGGTTCGTGGCACTGGGGgacagatgctgcagagggaggtCTAAATTAGAGCCGGAAACCCGGTATTTGGATGAGAAGTGCTTCCATGTCAGCGGCGCGTTTCCAAGCCGCCCGCGGGTTTAGATGATGGGTGAAACGTGCCTAAGGTCCATTTCCAGAAGTGGCTTAAGCACGTAGGATGCCAAGTCGCCAGTGAAGAGACAACCTCTGTCAGCAGGAGGGGATCTCCCATCACTGGAATTAACGCCTAATACACAGCACGTTACAAACATCCATATTGTTGCCCCCCGCaagccagcagcagggccaggaacagaacctgagGTCCCCTCTCCATGTATTGCGCTAGCTGTTCTGCATGCATCCCCCTCTCTTCCTggtgccccctgccccttcaATGCACTTCCGATGCAGCCTGGGGAGAGGTAAGAGTGCTACCTACTACTGGTGCGAGTGGAAGGCGACGGGCGTCTCTCGGGGAAGCCGTGGGGTCAGGCAGTAAAGGCATCTGTCTGTTGTGAGCAGAGCAAAAGATCCAGGAGAGCAAGGGCGTGATCATCGTGGCGGTCATCGTGTGCATCCTGGTGATCGCTGTGCTCGGCGCTGTGCTCTACTTCCTGCACAAGAAAGGCAAAATCCCCTGCAACCGCACCGGGAAGCAGGACATGTAAGCATAGCTCGCACCTGCAGCGCTTGCACCTCCCCCGCCTCCCGGATAGCGAGGGCTTGGCTCAAAGATGCACCAAATCATTCACGCTTCCCATCTCATCCCATTCAGACACCTtgctctctccccaccacccccggAAGGGCTAGGATGCCtcacggctgttcttatgtggggggggtgggaggcCTGGATGTAATGTAACCAAGAGCTTCCCCGCAGCAAAGGCTCCTGGCACAGCCTCCCAAAGCAGGCGCTGCAAGGGAGCCACAGCTGAGTTTCCCTATCAACCAGCCACCCCTAGTGTGACCAGAGCAGCTCTGATCTCCACACTCCAGCAGCACTGAGCATGGCTGCTATCCCAGggttcctgccccttcccctacagcaccccctgctggcagaggctggAGTCGTTGAAAGCTTCCCGCGGCCTGTGTTCCCACCAGAGTTTGATTTTGCTCTGATTCCTTTTCCTTCTGCCCTCTGGGAGCCCGTAGGAATCAGCCAAAGGGCCTGGACTCCTGCGCCTCAGCCCGTAGGCGCTTGGGCACCTCAAATGTGTCTGAAAActgtcacctccctccccctagcACGAGGCCAGATGCCTGTAAAGACGAGATTGTAGTTGAAGTTAAGTCAGATAAACTTCCCGAAGAGGCGGGGCTTCTGCAGGGTGCCAACAGCGAGAAGAGACCTGCAGGTGACCAGGTAGGACAGCTCTCCATGCAATTACCTTCCGGGGGCTGGGTGTCCCTTTGCAGCCTCTggccaggagcagcagtgatGCTTGAAGGGCACAGGGAGTGGCTCTGCTCTGCCGTTCATGCAGAGGGCAGGCCTCCTCTggagctggggaagcagctgtcaaCTGCTGTCCCCAGCACCTCTGATCTTGCATGGGCCTTCATCATCCATCATCATCAGCAGTAAATAAGGGAAGTGGGGGACCTCGTGGTGTCAGGCTTTCATTTCACTTCAGTCAGCGCCGGGGCTGAGATGTGGATGTGTTGCTGCATGCTAGTGGGAAGTAGTGGTGTTGAAACTGCTTCCCTGTCTGCTATaaactttcccttccccctctgcagcGCTTTCACCGTGAACTTGGTCACTTCCCCTGGCTACCAGGAGAAAGCACAGATCCCGGCCCTTAGGTTTCCCTGTCCCCTCTTCGTTCACGGTCAGCCTGGTCCAGAGCTAAGGGGTGAAGGCGTTATAGGCTAGAGAATCTCTGGCCTCCGTCAAGCCCATGTAGGGACCTAGACTCTCTAGGTGCTTGGTAGATGCCTAAGAACCAGATCCATGAACACCAGGGCACGGTGTGTCCTGAGCCATGGGACtgcaaggaaaaggaaaagaaggtaGCAGCCCTAACTACTGGGCTTTGCCGCAGGAcagctttctccctctccccagaggAAGCTACTCCACAGGGTATAAGTAATTAAAGAGGCAGTTCCCCCCTGCCACCAATATAGGATTGTTCCTGCCCTTTATCCTAAAGTGCTTTGTCTAGTTTTAACATGCAGAGGTTTCCAGTTGGACAATTCCAGTTCAGCTCACATGTTCCTTTGTTTAATGCAAATCGATGTATATGAGCACATGCCCCAGTAGCCTTCAGATCATCACTCAACCACAGAATGGTGGAAGAAGGGGCCTCCGCTGCCTCTACCCACTGCTTCAGGAGTCACACTTACCCAGGAAACCATTGCACTGGGTTGGCTCTGAGCAGCTGGTGTGGTCACaagcggggggggaggagggagaacctGCACGGTGATTACCTCTAATTACATATTTCTTGTCCAAAGGCAGAGAAATACATCGATCTGAGGAACtagagtgagggacccgccagGTGTTTTTTCCTTCAAACCTTGCCTGTTCCTGGATCGCCAcctcccaaccctgctccagctccctgagaGCATGGCCAGAGACCTTGAAACCCATCACACCGCTGAGACTGCTCTGCAGGGAGGAATACCACAGCCTCCCCCATGACCAGTACACTAGCCAATGGTCTGAAAGATATCACAGTAGCAGTGGCAAATCTGGACTGACTTACTGCTTCAGAGGCCAAAAAACACTTCTTGAAAAACATCCACATTGCCCTGATAGGTGGAAGAATTTAAGGCCTTATCAGGAATGTTACCGTTAGCTTTTTATTGtttcagttgtgtgtgtgtttgtgggggcgggtgtgtgtgtgtgtgtgtggtgtgtctAGAAGCATTTTACCTACAATTCACAGCAGATAAGTGCCCCCTGCCCTCTTGAAAGTAGGCTAGAGCACTAGGAGGTCTGGGTTTGTCAGGGCTAAAGTTGTGCTTTTAATTGGAGCTCCTTCCAACTGAAAAACCCCCAGCCCCACTACCTGGTTTAGATTAGCAGCATCCAGCTAAGTCTCTGAACAATGGGTGCACAGTATGAATTACAGATAGGAGGTGGAATTTACCTGCTGGATTGTAGGGTGCCAAATGGTTAGTTCTCTTAGCTTGTCCCTAAATTGTTCTTGTTTTGCTGATTTAGATTCACAGCCTCTCATCTTGCAGGTAGAGCGCTGCATTCTTGGAAgagttgattttgtttttcccAAGTGACTCTGTTGAGAACAAGTAGCTGAAAGGAAAGGATCTTTGTTCTATGTGCAGTAAAAAGCAGGGCCTCCTTGTCGTTCCGAGGGTTcggcagggactggactcaacAGTACGTTAATATGAAAGTTTTAAAGCTGCATGATGTGGCATTGCTTAGCTGAGGGCTTAGGCCTTGTTTCTCACCTGCTACCTCCCTAAGGAACATGGCTACCTTGGGCAGATTGCTAATTAAGCTGTACCACTGCTGAAATGAGCAGGTCCTCCCGACACCCATGTCTGAAGTCAAGGCTGATGAAGAGAAGCTTATGCCATGCTTAAATATTGGCACCTCTCtagggttgttgtttttaaagtattCTCACTAGATAAAACATTACTTATCCTTGACTAAAATTCCATTCTCTGGCCTAGGCCGGGGCAACAGGTAACATCTGTGAACAAGAAGAGAAACTGACAGAACTGAGCCCCCACAGAATATTGAACTGGTGCTATCTCAGAGATACCAAACAGAGCCCCACCCAGCCTGCAAGCATATACTGCTGTTGCTTCCCTCAGCCCTAGgacctctcccccgcccccaggcgAACACTGAGGAGATGAGCCCCTTGCTTTTCCTTCTCCATTCCTATTAGAGAAGTAAACCAAGTTGTAGAATTTGGTTCATCTAGGCTTACACGCTCCATAGTTGCTACTTAACCAgccatttattttccattcctccAACACTTAAGCAACGAACAGCTTTATATTAACACTGGGCAAAACAATATCAGCTCCTTTCCTATGCACCTAACCTCAGTGGTTAATGAGACTCTCTGCAGCAGCGGAGGCAACCAACTCATTAACAAAAAGGGTGAGCTGTACTTGTGAGCTAGAAATATCAGAagcaaaagcttttgttttttatatatatatatatatatatatatatatttttgttggtttgtgtgtaaATTTAAGAGTTTGTCTGATATTTGCAggggtttttttatatatgtgaaaataaaaagccaaaataCTTCCAGGACTGGCTGTACTTTGTCTCCGTTCACAGTGGCGCAGTGAGAAATTAAATTAGGGTTGGTGACATTCCCTAGTGTGGACTGTCCAATACATGACTTCAGCGCATGTGCTttcacctcctcctctcttcaCTCCTCATTCGTCTGCTGCATTTATAATGGACGCCCACAACTGAGTCAGGAGTTACTACTGCATTCCCACTTAGACACAAGAACCTGGGCTCTCATTTGTTAGATTGAATTTGGTTTAGATCCACCTcacacaggggtgggcaaactttttggcccaagggccatatctggatatggaaattgtaggGCGCGCCATCAATGCTCATGAAATAGGGGCTTAGGGTgcgggctgggggtgggactaGAAATGAGGtggtcagggtgtgggagggggctccaggctggggcagggcggagtgagggctccagctgggggtgcagactctaggatggggctgggaatgagggggttGGCATGCAGGAGGGTGATCCGGACtgagaccaaggggttcagaaggggggagggggatcagggctggggcaagggattggggtgcaggaggtgcctGGGGAGAAGGCTCCAGCTGgctcttacctcaagcagctcccggaaacagtggcatgtccccactctggctccagGCCTACAGAAGTCGACActtgaggcaggggcagcatgcggagccccctggctgcccctacgcgtaggagctggagagggaacaTACCCatcatgccactgcttccaggagccatgcagagcaaAGCAAACCCCCGATCTTCCTC
It encodes:
- the MCAM gene encoding cell surface glycoprotein MUC18 isoform X2; its protein translation is MALSRAAGSLRLLLGWGLLLWGATVGASKVEVSMLEMVEVDLGQTARIPCNFSLPGESHYAYINWFYIDKRSRTKIYYVVRGQEFEVDPEYKGRVAMENDFTLTISRVTLQDARTFVCQVGAGSSGVGENRTKLHIYKTPEPPEIQVNDAGIPVTSKEIPKIAVCVSKNGFPAPNITWYKNGSPLWQDDTQVSILSTLIKESSGLYTVSSSLFARVSREDRQSRFHCEVSYRLVGSDQTAASEKVNVTVFYSTENLSLMIESPQPQVREGDEVTLRCEGDGNPPPEYNLLKVQEGAQPEERDLPSSNGVLILRKVKKEDSGRYLCRTFDLDSMMKLEDTADLSVNYLEGLKITPEGPIQLQQGEVLTLTCDARGSKPLEFRWKKEKKGKLLRSGKQLKLSNVTLESSGNYSCEVAVTGVPGLFRSKQVNVAVHTKPHISSKDFLVLVQQNELVTLMCKAAALPEPTITWSINGKVQNHTDHHRVISNLTVQVTPKLLQSGVTCTATNEVGNSSHHITLQLRTMTTPPSSGNTTEQKIQESKGVIIVAVIVCILVIAVLGAVLYFLHKKGKIPCNRTGKQDITRPDACKDEIVVEVKSDKLPEEAGLLQGANSEKRPAGDQAEKYIDLRN
- the MCAM gene encoding cell surface glycoprotein MUC18 isoform X1 encodes the protein MALSRAAGSLRLLLGWGLLLWGATAVGASKVEVSMLEMVEVDLGQTARIPCNFSLPGESHYAYINWFYIDKRSRTKIYYVVRGQEFEVDPEYKGRVAMENDFTLTISRVTLQDARTFVCQVGAGSSGVGENRTKLHIYKTPEPPEIQVNDAGIPVTSKEIPKIAVCVSKNGFPAPNITWYKNGSPLWQDDTQVSILSTLIKESSGLYTVSSSLFARVSREDRQSRFHCEVSYRLVGSDQTAASEKVNVTVFYSTENLSLMIESPQPQVREGDEVTLRCEGDGNPPPEYNLLKVQEGAQPEERDLPSSNGVLILRKVKKEDSGRYLCRTFDLDSMMKLEDTADLSVNYLEGLKITPEGPIQLQQGEVLTLTCDARGSKPLEFRWKKEKKGKLLRSGKQLKLSNVTLESSGNYSCEVAVTGVPGLFRSKQVNVAVHTKPHISSKDFLVLVQQNELVTLMCKAAALPEPTITWSINGKVQNHTDHHRVISNLTVQVTPKLLQSGVTCTATNEVGNSSHHITLQLRTMTTPPSSGNTTEQKIQESKGVIIVAVIVCILVIAVLGAVLYFLHKKGKIPCNRTGKQDITRPDACKDEIVVEVKSDKLPEEAGLLQGANSEKRPAGDQAEKYIDLRN
- the MCAM gene encoding cell surface glycoprotein MUC18 isoform X3, which gives rise to MALSRAAGSLRLLLGWGLLLWGATAVGASKVEVSMLEMVEVDLGQTARIPCNFSLPGESHYAYINWFYIDKRSRTKIYYVVRGQEFEVDPEYKGRVAMENDFTLTISRVTLQDARTFVCQVGAGSSGVGENRTKLHIYKTPEPPEIQVNDAGIPVTSKEIPKIAVCVSKNGFPAPNITWYKNGSPLWQDDTQVSILSTLIKESSGLYTVSSSLFARVSREDRQSRFHCEVSYRLVGSDQTAASEKVNVTVFYSTENLSLMIESPQPQVREGDEVTLRCEGDGNPPPEYNLLKVQEGAQPEERDLPSSNGVLILRKVKKEDSGRYLCRTFDLDSMMKLEDTADLSVNYLEGLKITPEGPIQLQQGEVLTLTCDARGSKPLEFRWKKEKKGKLLRSGKQLKLSNVTLESSGNYSCEVAVTGVPGLFRSKQVNVAVHTKPHISSKDFLVLVQQNELVTLMCKAAALPEPTITWSINGKVQNHTDHHRVISNLTVQVTPKLLQSGVTCTATNEVGNSSHHITLQLRTMTTPPSSGNTTEQKIQESKGVIIVAVIVCILVIAVLGAVLYFLHKKGKIPCNRTGKQDMQRNTSI
- the MCAM gene encoding cell surface glycoprotein MUC18 isoform X6 — its product is MALSRAAGSLRLLLGWGLLLWGATAVGASKVEVSMLEMVEVDLGQTARIPCNFSLPGESHYAYINWFYIDKRSRTKIYYVVRGQEFEVDPEYKGRVAMENDFTLTISRVTLQDARTFVCQVGAGSSGVGENRTKLHIYKTPEPPEIQVNDAGIPVTSKEIPKIAVCVSKNGFPAPNITWYKNGSPLWQDDTQVSILSTLIKESSGLYTVSSSLFARVSREDRQSRFHCEVSYRLVGSDQTAASEKVNVTVFYSTENLSLMIESPQPQVREGDEVTLRCEGDGNPPPEYNLLKVQEGAQPEERDLPSSNGVLILRKVKKEDSGRYLCRTFDLDSMMKLEDTADLSVNYLEGLKITPEGPIQLQQGEVLTLTCDARGSKPLEFRWKKEKKGKLLRSGKQLKLSNVTLESSGNYSCEVAVTGVPGLFRSKQVNVAVHTKPHISSKDFLVLVQQNELVTLMCKAAALPEPTITWSINGKVQNHTDHHRVISNLTVQVTPKLLQSGVTCTATNEVGNSSHHITLQLRTMTTPPSSGNTTAEPIKKGQ
- the MCAM gene encoding cell surface glycoprotein MUC18 isoform X5 — protein: MALSRAAGSLRLLLGWGLLLWGATAVGASKVEVSMLEMVEVDLGQTARIPCNFSLPGESHYAYINWFYIDKRSRTKIYYVVRGQEFEVDPEYKGRVAMENDFTLTISRVTLQDARTFVCQVGAGSSGVGENRTKLHIYKTPEPPEIQVNDAGIPVTSKEIPKIAVCVSKNGFPAPNITWYKNGSPLWQDDTQVSILSTLIKESSGLYTVSSSLFARVSREDRQSRFHCEVSYRLVGSDQTAASEKVNVTVFYSTENLSLMIESPQPQVREGDEVTLRCEGDGNPPPEYNLLKVQEGAQPEERDLPSSNGVLILRKVKKEDSGRYLCRTFDLDSMMKLEDTADLSVNYLEGLKITPEGPIQLQQGEVLTLTCDARGSKPLEFRWKKEKKGKLLRSGKQLKLSNVTLESSGNYSCEVAVTGVPGLFRSKQVNVAVHTKPHISSKDFLVLVQQNELVTLMCKAAALPEPTITWSINGKVQNHTDHHRVISNLTVQVTPKLLQSGVTCTATNEVGNSSHHITLQLRTMTTPPSSGNTTAGLSRPRFVALGDRCCRGRSKLEPETRYLDEKCFHVSGAFPSRPRV